Genomic DNA from Paenibacillus sp. MBLB1832:
GCAGCACAAGTATTCATTTCTTCAACCCTTCCTTTTTCAATAAATGGACGCTCTACAGCTGGTTAAACAATGCCAAAGAAAGTAAATCCTTTATTCCAGATACGAAGCAACTGAGCGACGCATCCGTCCTTTCCAATTCACTGGAAAAACACGCGGTTCTCTACTTGAAGCCAGAGAGAGGCAAGGCGGGCAAGGGCATCATGCGTGTGGAACGCATTACAGCCAAAAACAGCAATCAGTTATCCTACTGCCTCAGCTATCTGCAGGATAAAAAAATGGTGCACACCTACCATGACTCGCCGAATGAGGTCTGGGATGAATGGAATCGGCATCGCATTGATCAAGAATACATCGTGCAGCAAGGTATTGCGCTTGCAAGATACAATGAACGAGCCTATGATCTTCGTGCATTGGTGCAGAAGACGGGCAAGGGCCTTTGGAGCGTATCAGGGATCGGCGCACGTGTCGCGGGAAAAGCTAGCATAACTACGCATGTGCCGCGCGGCGGCTCCATTGATGATCCTCGCAAGCTGTTAACGCATGCTTTTGGATTAAGGGAAGCGAATGCCATTCTAAAGCGCGTAGGGGCTGCCGTGATCACGATCGCAACCCAAATTGAGAAATCAGCGGGCGCCACACTCGGCGAAATGTCGATGGATATCGGTGTGGACACGTCAGGTCATATCTGGTTTTTTGAAGCAAATTCGAAGCCCATGAAATTCGACGAACCCAAAATTCGCCGAAAATCGCTTGATCGCATTATCCAATACAGCCTGCATTTGATTAATAATCGGAGAAGAAGGTGATTATGCTTGGCTCACGAACGACTAGGCGTACTCGCTATTTATTTAAACAATTCTCGACTGGAAGAACTTGCGTATTTCAAAACATTAAGTAAAGAAGGCCAGAAAATAGGCATTCAAGTGGAAGTGTTTACTCCTTCGGATGTACAGGGGAACACGGTTCGGACGATCTCCTTTGATGCGACAAGAGGAAGATGGGTGCGCAAAAAAGGAACACTACCGCCCATCATTTATGACCGCTGCCGCTATAAAGCTGCCGCGAATTATCGTATGCTTCAAGCTTTCCGATCTCGACATGATAATCTCATTTATTTGAGCAAACCTTTGGCGAATAAGTGGAACATGCACCAAACGCTTTCAAAAAGCTCATCCATTCGCCCTTATTTACCTGCAACGGTCCGATTCAGCACAATCCAAGAACTCATGCGGTTCTTGAAGAAATATAAATTGATTTATGTCAAACCGAAGAATGGAACTGGGGGAAGAGGGATCTTGCGCATTGAGCAAATAGGCCCTGACCTCTATTTATTGCAAGGTCGTAATCAGCACCGCTCCATCATCGCACCGTACAAAGCCAATGAACGGCAATTAGCAATTAAGCTGCATTCGCTCGGCTTAAGTCCCGATTATGTTGTGCAGCAAGGCATTCACCTCACGCTTAACGATGGACGCGTCCATGACTATCGCTTACTCATTCAGAAGAACGGGCAAGGCGAATGGGAGGTCACAGGCTGCGCAGGCCGAATAGGACCGCATCGCAGCATCACCTCCAATCTGCATGGGGGCGGAACTGCTGTAACGCAAGATCGATTACTCGGCTACCGCTTCACTTCCCAAGAGAAGATCAACGCCATCAAGGCAGAGATGAGCGACTTCGCCTATAAGCTTGCAGACTATTTAGAACTGAAATTCGGCAAACTGTGTGAATTGGGTATGGATATCGCCGTTGATCCGAAAGGCAGTGTTTGGCTGCTGGAAGTCAACCCGAAGCCTTCACGTGAAGTGTTTCGCCGAATCGGCCAACATGCGGTTTACCAGAAAGCCGTTTCCAGACCTGTCGAATATGCCCTATGGATGCTAAAGCAACGCGGTACAATCTCGGAAGACTTGACGCCTAGCATAGAACACAATTAAAAAAACCTGAGCAATCGAAGTGGGTTGAACCACCTCTGTTGCTCAGGTTTTTTATGCTATAAGGGTGTACGATGACCTAAATGCCCCATCGTCTGTACGAAAATTTGTTCAATGTGCTCATCATCCAAGGCGTAGAACACCGTTTTGCCTTCTTTGCGTCTTTTCACGATATGCACATTCCTTAGATATCGCAGCTGATGTGATACCGCGGATTGCTCCATCCCGATATGGGATGAAATTTCATGCACACAGCGCTCCTTCGGCAGCAAGTAATGAATGATTTTCACACGGGTAGGATCACCTAAAGCTTTGAAAATGTCGGCCAGCCCACTCGCTTGTGCATCGC
This window encodes:
- a CDS encoding YheC/YheD family endospore coat-associated protein, with amino-acid sequence MSFTLHTTKHRPTLAILTVKDSSRVFRGNLNNFLDLIRTGERYGLDVYVVTAKDFQISSTEMYGYRFHEGTKQWSRELVPAPQVVYNRIPYRKMEMRPEVQQTIQACRRSTSIHFFNPSFFNKWTLYSWLNNAKESKSFIPDTKQLSDASVLSNSLEKHAVLYLKPERGKAGKGIMRVERITAKNSNQLSYCLSYLQDKKMVHTYHDSPNEVWDEWNRHRIDQEYIVQQGIALARYNERAYDLRALVQKTGKGLWSVSGIGARVAGKASITTHVPRGGSIDDPRKLLTHAFGLREANAILKRVGAAVITIATQIEKSAGATLGEMSMDIGVDTSGHIWFFEANSKPMKFDEPKIRRKSLDRIIQYSLHLINNRRRR
- a CDS encoding YheC/YheD family endospore coat-associated protein: MAHERLGVLAIYLNNSRLEELAYFKTLSKEGQKIGIQVEVFTPSDVQGNTVRTISFDATRGRWVRKKGTLPPIIYDRCRYKAAANYRMLQAFRSRHDNLIYLSKPLANKWNMHQTLSKSSSIRPYLPATVRFSTIQELMRFLKKYKLIYVKPKNGTGGRGILRIEQIGPDLYLLQGRNQHRSIIAPYKANERQLAIKLHSLGLSPDYVVQQGIHLTLNDGRVHDYRLLIQKNGQGEWEVTGCAGRIGPHRSITSNLHGGGTAVTQDRLLGYRFTSQEKINAIKAEMSDFAYKLADYLELKFGKLCELGMDIAVDPKGSVWLLEVNPKPSREVFRRIGQHAVYQKAVSRPVEYALWMLKQRGTISEDLTPSIEHN
- a CDS encoding ArsR/SmtB family transcription factor, with amino-acid sequence MDKGLVEIRSEARLGVADCACEGVDGPGQESISQLSDAQASGLADIFKALGDPTRVKIIHYLLPKERCVHEISSHIGMEQSAVSHQLRYLRNVHIVKRRKEGKTVFYALDDEHIEQIFVQTMGHLGHRTPL